The Chloroflexota bacterium genome window below encodes:
- a CDS encoding transglycosylase domain-containing protein, which produces MTTRRLVSLLLGILSISLLAAACVQTNQLGERPAPDVLGSVEIYLQRYQPGPEPRVFQTTRVTDRHGDLLGEFWEEGRRTWLPLDRISQDLIDATIATEDASFYNNAGIDPARIAGAAMQNVQEGEIVSGASTITMQLARNLFLGADDRYDQTMDRKMLEAGLAQELSLLFGKDEVLEMYLNLANYGHLAYGPEAAAQVYFGKPAKDLTLAEATLLAGIPQQPANFDLFKSLDGARARQRVVLDLMVRHGYLTPSEANPAYDEPVHLIDDTGPGEDRAPHFLHYLETALDERLGDGAVRRGGYQITTTLDLKLQDLAQTVVAENVAELKPRHDLTNGALVATRPQTGEILAMVGSADFDDKEIDGQVNVAISPRQPGSAIKPILYATAFDENLISPATILWDIPVTFTVSATDVYTPTNYDEIFHGPVTARSALANSYNIPAVKLLDMAGVENMLENARAMGADSLTRDSEWYGLSLTLGGGELTLLDLTKTYSTLANRGRYVEPRPVLSMRNSQGKVVDLYGPTEPKQVVSPAAAFLVTDILSDNVARTPAFSDNSPLKLSKPAAAKTGTTSDWRDNWTLGYTPYLVAGVWAGNSDGHPMKDTSGLTGAAPIWHDFMEGVVDDPALMARIGAPFDETGWQFNQPEDVLVWPDPHEPTEPAITACPPGAACREGGELFTREWLEIAELAGSELGPLADSVDLVPTAPVFADQGEGSRWTAFCQAEPAVARAVLTLPNAPGLPIPTAGSVDGNQSEVDEDLARERLHATAWSLRNPTAVDLGPCDALGEVAPRALALMLAKGEPSIQVLVDMAAAMDPNVGVLPGGDAIPVASIWSGSGSGSYSLAQPIEHHHSCPGNYILGQVLNAAGGPVAGVHVVMEDQWGNRADAVSKSGGDDFGHFDFPLNHFSNRYTLTIVDASGNQTSAAVVIDHLPGNDGDPPCHTVVWREN; this is translated from the coding sequence TTGACAACCAGAAGACTGGTGTCGCTGCTGTTGGGGATTCTGTCGATATCACTACTCGCGGCTGCTTGCGTCCAGACCAATCAGCTGGGGGAACGGCCCGCGCCCGATGTGCTTGGTTCCGTCGAAATCTATTTGCAGCGTTACCAGCCAGGGCCAGAACCGCGGGTGTTTCAGACCACCCGCGTCACCGACCGGCACGGTGACCTGTTGGGCGAGTTCTGGGAGGAGGGTCGCCGCACCTGGCTTCCGCTTGACAGGATATCTCAGGACCTAATCGATGCGACCATTGCCACCGAGGATGCATCCTTCTACAACAACGCCGGTATCGATCCGGCCCGCATCGCCGGCGCTGCAATGCAAAATGTCCAGGAAGGTGAGATCGTTTCGGGCGCCTCCACCATTACCATGCAACTGGCGCGCAACCTCTTCCTCGGCGCCGACGACCGCTACGACCAGACGATGGACCGCAAGATGCTGGAGGCGGGGCTTGCCCAGGAACTGAGCCTGCTTTTCGGCAAGGATGAAGTGCTGGAAATGTACCTGAACCTGGCCAACTACGGTCACCTGGCCTATGGTCCCGAGGCGGCCGCCCAAGTCTATTTTGGAAAGCCGGCCAAAGATCTGACACTGGCCGAGGCAACCCTGCTCGCGGGAATACCGCAGCAGCCTGCCAACTTCGATCTCTTTAAGAGCCTGGACGGCGCCCGGGCGCGCCAGCGGGTTGTGCTCGATCTGATGGTCCGCCACGGTTACCTCACGCCCAGTGAGGCCAATCCCGCCTACGATGAACCAGTCCATCTGATTGACGATACTGGCCCTGGTGAGGATCGTGCGCCCCACTTCCTGCACTACCTGGAAACAGCCCTGGATGAACGGCTGGGCGACGGTGCTGTCCGCCGCGGTGGCTATCAGATCACCACGACCCTCGATTTGAAACTCCAGGATCTGGCCCAGACGGTGGTGGCGGAGAATGTGGCCGAACTGAAGCCTCGCCACGACCTGACCAACGGTGCATTGGTTGCCACGCGGCCGCAAACCGGCGAGATCCTGGCCATGGTGGGCAGCGCGGACTTCGACGACAAGGAGATCGACGGACAGGTCAACGTGGCAATCAGCCCGCGCCAGCCAGGCAGCGCCATCAAACCTATCCTCTATGCTACAGCCTTCGACGAAAACCTGATCAGTCCGGCAACGATCTTGTGGGATATTCCGGTTACCTTCACCGTCAGCGCTACCGACGTCTACACCCCGACCAACTACGACGAGATCTTCCACGGCCCGGTGACCGCCCGCAGCGCCCTGGCCAACAGCTACAACATCCCGGCGGTGAAACTGCTGGACATGGCGGGCGTGGAGAACATGCTGGAAAACGCCCGCGCCATGGGTGCAGACAGTTTGACACGCGATAGCGAGTGGTATGGGCTCAGCCTCACCCTGGGCGGCGGTGAGTTGACCTTGTTGGACCTGACCAAGACCTATTCAACCCTGGCCAACCGTGGACGTTATGTCGAGCCAAGACCGGTCCTCTCGATGCGCAACAGCCAGGGAAAGGTGGTCGATCTCTACGGGCCCACCGAGCCGAAGCAGGTGGTCTCGCCGGCAGCCGCGTTTCTGGTGACCGATATCCTCAGCGACAATGTTGCGCGCACCCCGGCATTCAGCGACAATAGCCCCCTCAAATTGAGCAAACCTGCGGCTGCCAAAACAGGCACGACCAGCGACTGGCGAGACAATTGGACGCTGGGATACACCCCCTATCTGGTTGCCGGCGTATGGGCCGGTAACAGCGATGGGCATCCCATGAAAGACACCAGTGGCCTGACAGGCGCGGCCCCCATCTGGCATGATTTCATGGAGGGGGTTGTCGATGACCCCGCTCTTATGGCGCGGATCGGTGCACCATTCGACGAAACGGGCTGGCAGTTCAACCAACCGGAGGATGTGCTGGTCTGGCCTGACCCGCATGAACCAACGGAACCGGCGATCACGGCATGCCCGCCGGGGGCAGCCTGCCGCGAGGGAGGCGAGCTGTTCACCCGGGAGTGGTTGGAGATCGCCGAACTGGCCGGGTCTGAACTGGGTCCCCTGGCGGACAGCGTAGACCTGGTGCCAACGGCACCCGTGTTTGCCGACCAGGGCGAAGGCTCCCGGTGGACTGCCTTCTGCCAGGCGGAACCTGCAGTTGCACGTGCGGTGCTCACCCTTCCCAACGCGCCGGGGTTGCCAATTCCGACAGCAGGATCGGTCGATGGCAATCAGTCTGAGGTAGATGAGGATCTGGCCCGGGAGCGACTGCACGCCACCGCCTGGAGCCTGCGCAACCCCACGGCGGTGGATCTTGGCCCCTGCGACGCGTTGGGAGAGGTCGCACCCAGGGCCCTCGCCCTCATGCTTGCGAAGGGTGAGCCCTCGATCCAGGTGTTGGTTGACATGGCAGCGGCAATGGATCCAAATGTGGGCGTTCTGCCTGGAGGAGACGCTATTCCTGTGGCTTCGATCTGGTCTGGATCGGGTTCGGGCAGCTACTCTCTCGCCCAGCCGATTGAGCACCACCATTCGTGCCCGGGCAACTATATCCTCGGCCAGGTGCTCAACGCGGCGGGCGGCCCCGTGGCAGGGGTGCACGTCGTCATGGAAGACCAGTGGGGCAACCGGGCGGACGCAGTCAGCAAGAGCGGTGGCGACGATTTCGGTCACTTCGACTTTCCCCTCAACCACTTTTCCAATCGCTACACACTGACCATCGTCGATGCATCAGGAAACCAGACAAGCGCTGCGGTCGTCATCGATCACCTTCCGGGAAACGATGGCGATCCCCCTTGCCATACAGTAGTCTGGCGCGAAAACTAG
- a CDS encoding sugar ABC transporter permease, with translation MTTIQAPKKRRWFRWKPDQQWEGYLFLLPSFVGFLVFVVLAVVSSFGLSFVKWNLLRPPEFVGLANYIQLITTDRVFRKVLVNTLFFMVTIVPLQLALGLLLAVALNQAIRGVLAYRVIYFMPVVTTIVAGAIVFTFVLNRNFGPLAALIWKMAEVTGLPIQPPDWLTSTRWSKPAVVLLTLWKNTGFTMVVYLAALQGVPQSLYDAASVDGASAWQRFRHVTIPMVSPTTFFLFIFQMIGAFQLFAEPYTMTRGGPAQSSLTVVYYIFQNAFEWGRMGKASAVAWFLFAFIFIFTLIQTRLQNRWVHQEMD, from the coding sequence TTGACGACAATACAAGCACCTAAAAAACGTCGTTGGTTTCGCTGGAAGCCCGACCAGCAATGGGAGGGCTATCTTTTTTTGCTGCCCAGTTTCGTCGGATTCCTGGTATTCGTCGTGCTGGCGGTAGTTTCCTCCTTCGGCCTAAGTTTTGTCAAGTGGAACCTGTTGCGCCCGCCCGAGTTTGTCGGGTTAGCCAACTATATCCAGTTGATTACGACCGACCGAGTTTTCCGCAAGGTGCTGGTAAACACCTTGTTCTTCATGGTCACCATCGTGCCCTTACAGTTGGCGTTGGGGTTGCTACTGGCCGTCGCGTTGAACCAGGCAATCCGGGGAGTGTTGGCCTATCGCGTCATCTACTTCATGCCTGTGGTCACCACAATCGTCGCCGGGGCCATCGTCTTCACCTTCGTCCTTAACCGGAATTTTGGACCGCTGGCTGCCCTCATCTGGAAAATGGCGGAGGTAACCGGCCTACCGATCCAGCCACCTGACTGGCTCACCAGCACCAGATGGTCGAAACCTGCCGTCGTGCTGTTGACCCTCTGGAAGAACACCGGTTTTACGATGGTCGTCTATCTGGCGGCCCTGCAGGGTGTGCCCCAATCCCTCTATGACGCGGCCAGCGTGGACGGCGCCAGTGCCTGGCAACGCTTCCGCCATGTGACCATCCCCATGGTGAGTCCAACGACCTTTTTCCTCTTCATCTTCCAGATGATCGGGGCCTTTCAGCTCTTCGCCGAGCCCTACACCATGACCCGGGGTGGGCCTGCTCAGTCCTCCTTGACCGTGGTCTACTACATTTTTCAGAACGCCTTCGAATGGGGACGCATGGGCAAGGCATCGGCCGTTGCCTGGTTCCTCTTCGCTTTCATCTTCATCTTCACGCTGATACAGACCCGGCTTCAAAACCGCTGGGTTCATCAGGAAATGGACTAG
- a CDS encoding nucleoside phosphorylase codes for MTERFTPEMSVRYSLNRRGISIEDLGVAPTVVVCWGRKAVEFFAGDISARPSEHWTYKARNPLYVGQIDGRPVSIAHLPVGAPGTIMVMEEMIVCGARTFFGLGWAGSLQPTAPVGHILLPTSCLSEEGTSLHYVTPGTPLAPDPALVDRLETAAEREGCVTHRGSQWTTDAPYRELVSTIEGYAARGVLGVDMETSAMYALGRFRGVSVANLLVVSDELWQAWNPAFGTEELQQATARAWRVVKRAIAAG; via the coding sequence ATGACCGAACGCTTTACCCCCGAAATGTCAGTGAGATACTCGCTGAATCGGCGCGGAATCTCGATCGAAGACCTGGGCGTCGCGCCCACGGTGGTTGTCTGTTGGGGCCGCAAGGCTGTTGAGTTTTTTGCCGGCGACATCAGCGCCCGGCCATCGGAACACTGGACCTACAAGGCGCGCAATCCGCTCTACGTGGGCCAGATCGACGGCCGGCCGGTTTCCATCGCCCACCTGCCCGTGGGCGCACCAGGCACAATCATGGTCATGGAGGAGATGATTGTCTGCGGCGCGCGAACTTTCTTCGGCCTGGGATGGGCCGGCAGCCTGCAGCCAACGGCGCCGGTGGGCCACATTTTGCTGCCCACCAGTTGCCTCAGCGAGGAAGGCACCTCCCTGCACTACGTGACACCAGGGACGCCGTTGGCGCCCGATCCAGCGCTGGTGGATCGATTGGAAACGGCTGCCGAGCGGGAAGGTTGCGTTACCCACCGGGGTTCCCAGTGGACCACCGACGCGCCCTATCGCGAGCTGGTCAGCACCATCGAGGGGTATGCCGCGCGAGGCGTGTTGGGCGTTGATATGGAAACCTCGGCAATGTATGCGCTGGGGCGCTTTCGCGGCGTGTCGGTGGCGAACCTGCTGGTCGTCAGCGATGAGCTGTGGCAGGCATGGAATCCAGCCTTCGGTACCGAGGAGTTGCAGCAGGCCACTGCCAGGGCATGGCGGGTGGTGAAACGGGCCATCGCTGCCGGGTGA
- a CDS encoding choice-of-anchor Q domain-containing protein: protein MRNLHRLLSGLVLVALTLVLTGMMAGPASAAGVVGNGTPGSCTASALESALTGGGLVTFDCGPAPHTITAWNLLISDDTTIDGGGLITIDGGGFGGVLFVGQGTTLNLQNITISGGSGSVSGGVYNDSGTVTVQSSRITGNTASHDTFGGGGITSAGEASMLTVQNSTISGNSGGNSGGIFNQGTLTVINSVLSGNTGGFRGGAIFNSRTALVEASTLAGNTNDLGGGIFNQGTLTVINSTLFGNSGSSGGGALFEVGGGAMISNSTVSANTGGGISNQFGVVTVRNSIVAQQASEVDCFNDSGAIVSEGYNIESAISCSFTSTGDQQGVLASDLKLGTLADNGGPTQTQALAEGSVAIDHIPADVSEANGCGSTVVVDQRGEPRPANGDGNAGAACDVGAFEVQPPCNGSTDVNGDGVVDIVDVQRVAGDWNNPAFNPCHDVSEDGQVTTDDIIMVALDWGSVFLDSRTEK from the coding sequence ATGCGGAACCTTCACCGACTGCTGTCAGGGCTTGTTCTGGTGGCTCTGACTCTGGTATTGACGGGGATGATGGCGGGACCTGCCTCCGCGGCCGGCGTCGTGGGGAACGGCACGCCCGGCAGCTGCACGGCTAGTGCGCTAGAGTCTGCCCTCACAGGTGGCGGCCTGGTCACATTCGACTGTGGTCCTGCTCCTCACACCATCACAGCGTGGAATCTATTGATTTCGGATGACACGACAATCGACGGCGGGGGGCTGATCACCATCGATGGCGGTGGATTCGGGGGCGTACTGTTTGTTGGACAAGGCACAACCCTGAACCTGCAGAACATCACGATAAGCGGAGGTTCTGGCTCGGTTTCAGGTGGCGTTTACAACGACTCTGGGACGGTTACTGTTCAAAGCAGCAGGATTACTGGCAATACAGCCAGCCATGACACCTTTGGGGGTGGCGGTATTACCAGCGCCGGCGAGGCGTCCATGCTGACGGTGCAGAACAGCACCATCTCCGGCAATTCAGGGGGCAACAGCGGGGGCATCTTCAACCAGGGCACGCTGACGGTGATCAACAGTGTGCTTTCGGGCAATACCGGCGGTTTTCGCGGTGGGGCGATCTTCAATAGTAGGACCGCACTGGTCGAGGCCAGTACCCTGGCCGGCAACACGAACGACCTGGGTGGCGGCATTTTCAACCAGGGCACGCTGACGGTGATAAACAGCACTTTGTTTGGCAACAGCGGTTCCAGCGGTGGCGGCGCTCTGTTCGAGGTGGGAGGCGGGGCGATGATCAGTAACAGCACTGTCTCGGCCAATACGGGCGGCGGTATCTCTAATCAGTTTGGCGTGGTGACTGTCAGGAACAGCATCGTTGCGCAGCAGGCCAGCGAAGTGGATTGCTTCAACGACTCCGGCGCTATTGTCTCAGAGGGTTACAATATCGAGAGCGCCATCAGTTGCAGTTTCACCAGCACGGGGGATCAACAGGGGGTGCTGGCCAGCGACCTGAAACTGGGCACCCTGGCGGACAACGGCGGCCCGACCCAAACCCAGGCGCTCGCCGAAGGCAGTGTGGCAATCGACCACATTCCGGCTGACGTTTCGGAGGCAAACGGTTGCGGTAGCACCGTCGTGGTCGACCAGCGGGGCGAACCGCGGCCGGCCAATGGCGACGGAAACGCCGGGGCAGCCTGCGATGTCGGCGCCTTCGAGGTGCAACCTCCCTGCAACGGCTCAACTGATGTCAATGGCGACGGTGTCGTCGATATCGTGGATGTACAGCGGGTGGCAGGCGACTGGAACAATCCCGCTTTCAATCCCTGCCACGATGTTTCTGAGGATGGCCAGGTGACCACCGACGATATCATCATGGTAGCCCTCGACTGGGGCAGTGTTTTCCTTGATTCTCGCACGGAAAAATGA
- a CDS encoding sugar ABC transporter substrate-binding protein yields MRPGRTFTFFSLLIAALLLLGACVAPTGPVAPPAAPDTGAADEPAAEEPTSVLWAFWGSPEEATTHQNVADAFMAENPDIKIDLMVEPWSDYFTKVQTLWASGDSSAIPDVLFLWPTPRYAADGVLENLDPWIEKSGYDLGDYWPALLESAMYDGNVFGFPRDIGLEVLYYNKDVFDEAGLAYPDETWSWDALLDASEVLTVVEDTGRVVRHALGMEGGKYQLWVGQNRGSILDDMRNPSKCTLTEPAAVEALQFFGDMMENNYAMRDANLSQAGGDAAVFQSGQVAMIIQNASRVSAFNGADMNYDVTVVPFPNGGQRSASAGGAAWVMSSGSDNKEEAWTFLSWLQSTDGGQKIYTASGEIFPALQSTARSDAFLESGQPPANRQAFLTEGENARVGRFGYFPEWGELDGSIISPGLQRIWAGEASVEEAVADICQEVDAFLATNGYPK; encoded by the coding sequence ATGAGACCTGGAAGAACATTCACCTTTTTTTCCCTTTTGATTGCAGCGCTACTACTGCTGGGTGCGTGCGTCGCGCCCACTGGACCGGTGGCGCCGCCAGCCGCCCCTGACACTGGTGCGGCCGACGAACCGGCTGCAGAAGAGCCAACATCAGTGCTGTGGGCTTTCTGGGGTAGCCCCGAGGAAGCCACGACCCACCAGAATGTGGCCGACGCTTTCATGGCCGAGAATCCGGATATCAAAATTGACTTGATGGTCGAGCCATGGAGCGATTACTTCACCAAGGTTCAGACCCTCTGGGCCAGCGGCGATTCTTCGGCGATTCCTGATGTGCTCTTCCTCTGGCCAACGCCCCGCTACGCAGCGGACGGCGTGCTGGAAAACCTGGATCCGTGGATCGAAAAGAGCGGCTACGATCTGGGTGACTACTGGCCGGCCCTGCTGGAGTCCGCCATGTACGATGGAAATGTCTTTGGCTTTCCAAGAGACATCGGACTCGAGGTGCTCTACTACAACAAGGATGTCTTCGACGAAGCAGGTTTGGCCTATCCCGATGAGACCTGGTCCTGGGATGCCCTTCTCGATGCAAGCGAAGTACTGACTGTCGTCGAGGATACCGGCCGGGTGGTTCGCCATGCCCTTGGCATGGAGGGGGGCAAATACCAGCTCTGGGTCGGCCAGAACCGGGGCAGCATCCTGGACGACATGCGCAATCCATCGAAGTGTACGCTGACAGAACCGGCGGCGGTCGAAGCGCTTCAGTTCTTCGGCGACATGATGGAAAACAACTACGCTATGCGGGATGCCAATCTGAGCCAGGCCGGCGGGGACGCCGCCGTGTTCCAGAGTGGCCAGGTGGCAATGATCATCCAGAACGCCAGTCGCGTCTCAGCCTTCAACGGAGCCGACATGAACTACGACGTGACCGTTGTGCCCTTCCCCAACGGTGGCCAGCGATCGGCCAGCGCCGGTGGCGCTGCCTGGGTGATGAGCAGCGGCAGCGACAACAAGGAAGAGGCGTGGACGTTCTTGAGCTGGCTCCAGAGCACTGACGGTGGCCAAAAGATCTACACCGCCTCCGGCGAGATCTTCCCGGCGCTTCAGTCGACGGCCAGATCGGATGCCTTCCTTGAATCGGGACAACCGCCGGCCAACCGCCAGGCCTTCCTGACAGAGGGAGAAAACGCCAGGGTCGGTCGTTTCGGTTACTTCCCCGAGTGGGGTGAGTTGGACGGTTCAATCATCAGCCCAGGGCTTCAGCGAATTTGGGCCGGTGAGGCAAGCGTCGAAGAGGCCGTTGCAGACATCTGCCAGGAAGTGGACGCCTTCCTGGCAACCAATGGCTATCCGAAATAA
- a CDS encoding carbohydrate ABC transporter permease, with protein MVTTSQSTGVAQSRRRAAGKKRLRNIGLHILLIAGSFIMLAPFAVMLLVSLFPKEAFFQRSFDLNEVSLQNYFDTFTAVPFARFYFNSLVVAISTTFIQILTASLAAFAFARLRFKGRDPLFLIYLATLMIPFQVTMIPNFILVRELGWYNSYLALILPGAFSAFSTFLLRQYYLGIPKELDEAARMDGASSFRIWLQIIVPLSGPVLATLAIFNFLASWNDFLWPLVITNSESMRTIPVGLSSFQGQYSTEWHLLMAGSVIALLPVLAIYILAQKWFVQGITLSGMGGR; from the coding sequence ATGGTGACAACCAGCCAATCAACCGGTGTGGCGCAGAGCAGGCGTCGGGCTGCCGGAAAGAAACGGCTCAGGAACATTGGGCTGCATATCCTCCTGATCGCCGGCAGCTTCATCATGCTGGCGCCATTCGCCGTTATGTTGCTGGTGTCTCTCTTTCCCAAAGAAGCTTTCTTCCAGCGCTCCTTTGATCTGAATGAGGTCTCGCTGCAGAACTATTTCGACACCTTCACGGCGGTGCCTTTTGCACGTTTTTACTTCAACAGCCTCGTTGTCGCGATCAGCACGACCTTCATCCAGATATTGACAGCCTCGCTGGCAGCCTTCGCCTTCGCCCGGCTACGCTTCAAGGGTCGCGACCCTCTCTTCCTGATCTACCTTGCCACCCTGATGATCCCCTTTCAAGTCACCATGATCCCCAATTTCATCCTGGTGCGGGAGTTGGGCTGGTACAACAGCTATCTGGCTCTGATCCTGCCAGGCGCTTTCAGTGCCTTCAGCACCTTTCTATTACGGCAGTATTATCTTGGTATTCCCAAGGAATTGGATGAAGCGGCCCGCATGGATGGCGCCTCCTCGTTTCGCATCTGGCTGCAAATCATCGTTCCCCTGAGCGGGCCGGTTCTGGCGACGCTGGCAATTTTCAACTTTCTGGCCAGTTGGAATGACTTTCTGTGGCCATTGGTGATCACCAACAGTGAATCGATGCGCACTATCCCGGTCGGCCTTAGCTCGTTCCAGGGACAATACAGCACTGAGTGGCACCTGCTCATGGCCGGTTCGGTGATCGCGTTATTGCCGGTGCTGGCGATCTACATCCTGGCGCAGAAATGGTTTGTACAGGGAATTACCCTTTCCGGCATGGGCGGCCGCTAG
- a CDS encoding glycoside hydrolase 100 family protein, whose product MKINETRQRALDILRDCATAHGFKASALASGYPQIWARDSMIIYLGAAATGDSELLDAGRASLEVMSTHQSRLGMIQLNVNPDTGYVSTENAGAMDSNLWYVLGHYLHLEITGDIDFVQTHWKHICDAIQWLEYQDMNECGLLEVPEAGDWMDLLAVRYNVLYDNVLYYAAMLAFEKMFGVLPEHSERPTPAVDAAGIHERINLLMWVDRCWVAEHFAEHLEKLKAIRLEWFMVYHNVGTISSRPFYLPWIAFREYGDWCDSLGNLLAILTGVTDRHRAEHILRYMHQVGMAEPYPTKAIHPPIYPSEANWREYYRSRNLNLPHQYHNGGIWPMIGGFHVAALVRHGWQEKARRLLVSLAEANRQGTMAQWEFNEWMHGESGHPMGYARQAWSAAMFLYAEHAVRTGELPLFNQLLQAKPQSAVAAEVNEVYDQPGGGPA is encoded by the coding sequence TTGAAAATCAACGAAACCCGACAACGGGCTTTGGACATTTTACGCGATTGCGCCACCGCTCACGGCTTCAAAGCCTCGGCCCTGGCATCCGGTTATCCACAGATCTGGGCCCGGGACAGCATGATCATCTATCTCGGCGCCGCTGCCACGGGCGACTCTGAGCTGTTGGATGCTGGACGTGCCTCGCTGGAGGTGATGTCCACCCACCAGTCTCGTCTGGGCATGATCCAACTCAACGTTAACCCCGATACCGGCTACGTCAGCACCGAAAACGCAGGCGCCATGGATTCGAACCTCTGGTACGTTCTTGGCCACTACCTGCACCTTGAAATAACCGGCGATATCGATTTCGTGCAAACACACTGGAAGCATATCTGCGACGCAATCCAGTGGCTCGAGTATCAGGATATGAATGAATGCGGCTTGCTGGAGGTTCCGGAAGCCGGCGATTGGATGGATCTGCTGGCGGTTCGCTACAATGTCCTCTACGACAACGTGCTCTACTATGCGGCGATGCTTGCCTTTGAAAAAATGTTTGGCGTCCTGCCCGAGCATTCTGAGCGCCCGACGCCAGCGGTGGATGCTGCCGGGATCCATGAACGCATCAACCTGCTGATGTGGGTTGACCGCTGCTGGGTTGCGGAGCATTTTGCCGAACACCTGGAAAAGCTCAAGGCCATTCGCCTGGAATGGTTCATGGTCTATCACAATGTCGGCACCATTTCCAGCAGACCCTTTTATCTGCCATGGATCGCCTTCCGCGAGTATGGCGATTGGTGTGACAGCCTGGGCAACCTTTTGGCGATCTTGACCGGTGTGACTGACCGGCACCGGGCCGAGCATATCCTGCGTTACATGCACCAGGTCGGAATGGCCGAACCATACCCAACCAAGGCTATCCACCCACCCATCTATCCAAGCGAGGCCAACTGGCGAGAATACTACCGCAGCCGCAACCTCAATCTACCGCATCAATATCATAACGGCGGAATCTGGCCGATGATCGGTGGCTTTCACGTCGCGGCACTGGTGAGACATGGCTGGCAAGAGAAAGCCCGGCGCCTTCTAGTCTCCCTTGCCGAGGCAAATCGCCAGGGTACGATGGCACAGTGGGAATTCAATGAGTGGATGCATGGCGAAAGCGGCCATCCCATGGGCTATGCTCGGCAGGCATGGTCGGCCGCCATGTTTCTCTACGCGGAGCATGCTGTTCGCACTGGCGAACTACCGCTCTTCAATCAGTTACTTCAGGCAAAGCCGCAATCTGCCGTTGCGGCTGAGGTAAACGAAGTGTACGATCAACCCGGTGGTGGTCCAGCTTGA
- the mltG gene encoding endolytic transglycosylase MltG: MITTNTSLQDMRALDSRTRSITLLLVVILLGLALMGCSSDSALGVYLEANQEHLHRARSEQAAPQTFLIEPGTPAKAIAQKLQEEGLINDALLFEAYVRSTGLARKLEAGSFLLSPHMTPVEIAEALQEALAPGITVRIPEGWRLEQAADYLSQRGGMNGAEYRRAASAADLSILDDNRRGSYDFLAFLPAGASLEGYLFPSSYEIFAENATVADLLGRQLDEFGARVMPVYWDAVASGATAMELHDVLTLASIVEREAVLDEERPAIAGVYLNRLDIGKRLEADPTVQYAMGYQPDSGQWWKTPVYLSEYKGVDSQYNTYLYEGLPPGPIAAPGLASIEAVLHPEEHDFLFFVAEPGGTGRHVFSRTYDDHLENVRRYQSQ, translated from the coding sequence ATGATAACAACGAACACATCACTGCAGGATATGCGCGCACTGGATAGTCGGACCAGATCGATCACCCTCCTTCTCGTGGTGATTCTGCTGGGACTCGCGTTGATGGGGTGTTCCAGCGATTCCGCCTTGGGAGTCTACCTGGAGGCCAACCAGGAACATCTACACCGGGCCAGGAGCGAGCAAGCAGCCCCGCAGACCTTTTTGATCGAACCGGGTACGCCAGCCAAAGCCATCGCGCAGAAACTGCAGGAAGAAGGCCTGATCAACGATGCCCTGCTTTTTGAGGCCTACGTACGTTCGACGGGGCTGGCAAGGAAACTGGAGGCGGGATCGTTCCTGTTGAGCCCCCACATGACCCCGGTAGAGATCGCTGAGGCCCTGCAAGAGGCCCTTGCGCCTGGCATTACCGTCAGGATTCCTGAAGGCTGGCGGCTGGAGCAGGCCGCCGATTATCTCAGTCAACGAGGTGGCATGAATGGTGCCGAGTACCGGCGGGCAGCCAGCGCCGCCGACCTGAGTATCCTTGACGACAATCGGCGAGGCAGCTACGATTTCCTTGCTTTCCTGCCGGCCGGAGCCAGCCTGGAAGGCTATCTCTTCCCCAGTTCTTACGAAATTTTTGCCGAAAACGCCACGGTGGCCGATCTGTTGGGCCGCCAACTGGACGAATTCGGCGCGCGGGTGATGCCGGTTTATTGGGACGCCGTGGCCTCAGGAGCGACGGCCATGGAACTGCACGACGTATTGACCCTGGCAAGCATCGTCGAGCGAGAGGCGGTCCTGGATGAGGAACGCCCCGCGATTGCCGGCGTCTATCTCAACCGACTGGACATTGGAAAGCGGCTTGAGGCGGATCCTACCGTACAGTATGCGATGGGCTACCAGCCAGATTCGGGCCAGTGGTGGAAAACGCCGGTCTACCTCTCCGAATACAAAGGGGTTGACAGCCAATACAACACCTACCTCTACGAAGGGCTGCCGCCAGGTCCCATCGCGGCACCGGGTCTGGCCAGCATCGAGGCGGTGCTCCATCCCGAGGAGCATGATTTTCTCTTCTTCGTCGCCGAACCGGGCGGCACTGGCCGGCATGTGTTCAGCCGCACCTATGACGATCATCTGGAAAACGTTCGCCGCTATCAAAGTCAGTAA